In the Mycoplasma zalophi genome, one interval contains:
- a CDS encoding MSC_0775 family lipoprotein, translating to MKKKFYNLLLIPALTLPFTVAACASPKTENANSTDINETTKNENNNVFSQLNSGFHFEPVANYFKYNDKTNEVFKFKNEEADASKIEFTDFSKNDYVPRHFDFDFDAFKKILVDQLKIDQLFVNKINYKFDYHNIRVDSANIHNVILPIKVLVPAEIENNNKKLFTEHKVEFTLKGIKLKASDIKKYQEVDKLNQELQKQINSENIQVTFDDTKKDEFVALLKKYNINELSTKQLNSIIKLSGFDLDALKQKYPGQGINIFVNEIDLTNNQELNKITLSIRIANGLFEQDRKTKELTEESKTNVGFTIHKEIELNEEWQNVFLDQKLSNNVLYSIKNNNIYNADFINLTANDFVFYSNNKDAVYKIVSYTPIDLRNGLLKFQAKINEKTYDFDKKVGVGNYTNPFEDNFVKENVNAYNFIIDTLTREDLAKVNESIYNIFGTHMLSGGYDSTRSVYAAKTSVPNFLHVGEDYLAPSFTPIVAPYDGEIIGIFNREYDASEKADASSVGTTLMMRVKKSTLNLTPAEFEKHFQIKDDNLDSWMYIGFIHLDSNRTLSQDIGITPLNYTSGNRKYVVADNIDPAHPKVVKKGQIIGFLGSPDTNGGWMPHVHITVYNNTNKTYNENNFFTNVSSTREKRVNGYSVEKRSNPTSIRVDGVFAKSFGKKPVAYEVDPITGKKTKTEAGEFTWISNPMSEQETRNGFVNPNVLFKIRGDESFSFDLEELFELQKSQNEN from the coding sequence ATGAAAAAGAAATTTTATAATTTGTTATTAATCCCCGCATTAACCTTACCATTTACAGTGGCAGCTTGTGCGAGCCCAAAAACAGAAAACGCAAATAGTACGGACATAAATGAAACTACAAAAAATGAAAATAACAATGTTTTTAGTCAATTAAATTCTGGATTTCATTTTGAACCAGTAGCTAATTATTTTAAATACAACGATAAAACAAATGAAGTGTTTAAATTCAAGAATGAAGAAGCAGATGCTTCTAAAATTGAATTTACTGATTTTTCAAAAAACGATTATGTTCCAAGACATTTTGATTTTGATTTTGATGCATTTAAAAAAATATTAGTAGATCAATTAAAAATAGATCAATTATTTGTAAATAAAATAAACTACAAATTTGATTATCATAATATTAGAGTAGATTCAGCAAATATTCACAACGTGATTTTACCAATTAAGGTTCTTGTACCTGCTGAAATTGAAAACAATAACAAAAAATTATTTACTGAACACAAAGTAGAATTTACATTAAAAGGAATTAAATTAAAAGCTAGTGATATTAAAAAATATCAAGAAGTAGATAAATTAAATCAAGAATTACAAAAACAAATTAATAGTGAAAATATTCAAGTAACTTTTGATGATACTAAAAAAGATGAATTTGTTGCATTACTAAAAAAATATAACATTAATGAATTATCAACTAAACAACTAAATAGCATAATAAAACTTAGTGGATTTGATTTAGATGCTTTAAAACAAAAATATCCAGGTCAAGGAATTAATATTTTTGTAAATGAAATTGATTTAACAAATAATCAAGAATTAAATAAAATTACTCTATCAATAAGAATTGCAAATGGATTATTTGAACAAGATAGAAAAACCAAAGAATTAACAGAAGAAAGTAAAACTAATGTTGGATTTACAATTCATAAAGAAATTGAACTAAATGAAGAGTGACAAAATGTATTTTTAGATCAAAAATTAAGCAATAATGTTTTATATTCAATAAAAAATAATAACATTTATAATGCTGATTTTATAAACTTAACTGCTAATGATTTTGTTTTTTATTCAAATAATAAAGATGCTGTTTATAAAATAGTTTCATACACACCAATAGATTTAAGAAATGGATTATTAAAATTCCAGGCTAAAATCAATGAAAAAACTTATGATTTTGATAAAAAAGTCGGAGTAGGAAACTACACAAACCCATTTGAAGATAACTTTGTAAAAGAAAATGTTAATGCATATAACTTTATAATAGATACTTTAACTCGTGAAGACTTAGCAAAAGTAAATGAATCAATTTACAATATCTTTGGTACACATATGTTATCAGGTGGATATGATTCAACTAGATCAGTTTATGCTGCAAAAACTTCTGTACCTAACTTTTTACACGTTGGAGAAGATTATTTAGCACCTTCATTTACACCAATAGTTGCTCCATATGATGGTGAAATTATTGGAATATTTAATAGAGAATATGATGCTTCAGAAAAAGCTGATGCATCATCAGTTGGAACAACTTTAATGATGAGAGTAAAAAAATCTACACTAAATTTAACTCCAGCAGAATTTGAAAAACACTTCCAAATAAAAGATGATAATCTAGATAGTTGAATGTATATTGGATTTATTCACTTAGATAGTAACAGAACTTTAAGTCAAGATATAGGAATAACGCCACTAAATTATACTTCAGGTAATAGAAAATATGTTGTTGCAGATAATATTGATCCAGCACATCCAAAAGTAGTTAAAAAAGGGCAAATTATTGGATTTTTAGGTAGTCCAGATACAAATGGTGGATGAATGCCACACGTTCACATTACTGTATATAACAACACAAACAAAACCTACAATGAAAATAATTTCTTTACAAATGTTTCTTCAACTCGTGAAAAGCGTGTTAATGGTTATAGTGTAGAAAAAAGAAGTAATCCTACAAGCATTCGTGTTGATGGAGTATTTGCTAAATCATTTGGTAAAAAACCAGTTGCTTATGAAGTAGATCCTATTACTGGTAAAAAAACAAAAACAGAAGCCGGAGAATTTACTTGAATTTCTAATCCAATGAGTGAACAAGAAACAAGAAATGGATTTGTAAATCCTAACGTTTTATTCAAAATAAGAGGTGATGAGTCATTTTCATTTGACCTTGAGGAATTATTTGAATTACAAAAATCTCAAAACGAAAATTAA
- a CDS encoding MAG4940 family membrane protein: MTPKQLLAKSWNSTGFMYEFIAVYTLIFFVTLWIFFAKLNKKENNKLFMTLGFTFATFLMFIIPWSWSFFLSDRRSFALANPIVVLLQAMLQGVDVTKKTFEPIFTGIWYLIGGQLLGGLAGFITFVPLYCLLRNFFKDVEKYSDSLKEISLLNTFKINNKANNNAKYFAIKEAIFISLFTTTVPLLNYVNQTNYGATPYDKMFLTLAVIAFTIYISSYFGYYAFHIFFTFINFIMTVIFALYQLIKKQKKLINKTNIIKDSWSFAITSSLSITIPLIFGLIVAQITINSGAGINF, encoded by the coding sequence ATGACACCAAAGCAATTATTAGCAAAAAGTTGAAATTCAACTGGTTTTATGTATGAATTTATTGCTGTTTATACATTAATTTTCTTTGTTACACTTTGAATATTTTTTGCAAAGTTAAATAAAAAAGAAAATAATAAGTTATTTATGACATTAGGTTTTACATTTGCAACATTTTTAATGTTTATTATTCCTTGATCATGAAGCTTCTTTTTATCAGATAGAAGATCATTTGCTTTAGCAAATCCTATTGTGGTTTTATTACAAGCAATGCTTCAAGGTGTAGATGTAACTAAGAAAACATTTGAACCCATTTTTACTGGGATTTGATATTTAATTGGCGGACAACTTTTAGGTGGTTTAGCTGGCTTTATAACCTTTGTACCTTTATATTGTTTACTAAGAAACTTTTTTAAAGATGTTGAAAAATACTCTGACAGCTTAAAAGAAATAAGTCTTTTAAATACATTTAAAATAAATAATAAAGCTAACAATAATGCTAAATATTTTGCTATTAAAGAGGCAATATTTATTTCATTATTTACTACCACAGTACCACTTTTAAACTACGTAAACCAAACAAATTATGGAGCAACTCCATATGATAAAATGTTTTTAACACTTGCTGTTATTGCATTTACAATATACATATCATCTTATTTTGGATATTATGCATTTCATATATTCTTTACTTTTATTAACTTTATAATGACTGTAATTTTCGCTTTATATCAATTAATAAAGAAACAGAAAAAATTAATAAATAAAACGAATATTATTAAAGATTCATGAAGTTTTGCAATTACTTCATCTTTAAGCATAACAATTCCTTTAATATTTGGTTTAATCGTAGCACAAATTACTATAAATTCAGGAGCAGGAATAAATTTTTAA
- a CDS encoding FMN-dependent NADH-azoreductase: MAKVLIINTSPVSKDLSISYGMAQVFKKAYLAANPQDEVEELDLNEVEMAHKTIDSKNMGPEYWNEEDSDKYIEQLKNTDKIIFVAPMTNFSISALARNYLDHVLVANKTFSYKYSKDGDAVGLLPHLKVQILATQGAPFGWYLWGSHTALIKGTFEFVGAKVKEPLMIDGTKTPMYAGWTRDQIIEKHMDRIVDAASKF; encoded by the coding sequence ATGGCAAAAGTTTTAATTATTAATACATCACCAGTTTCAAAAGACTTATCAATTTCATATGGAATGGCACAAGTGTTTAAAAAAGCTTATTTAGCGGCAAATCCACAAGACGAAGTTGAAGAATTAGATTTAAATGAAGTAGAAATGGCTCACAAAACTATTGATTCAAAAAATATGGGTCCAGAATACTGAAATGAAGAAGATTCAGATAAATATATTGAACAATTAAAAAATACAGACAAAATTATTTTTGTTGCTCCAATGACAAACTTCAGTATTTCAGCATTAGCTAGAAATTATTTAGATCACGTTTTAGTAGCAAACAAAACATTTAGTTACAAATATTCAAAAGATGGAGATGCAGTTGGATTATTACCACATTTAAAAGTTCAAATATTAGCAACACAAGGGGCACCATTTGGATGATATTTATGAGGAAGTCATACTGCTTTAATTAAAGGAACATTTGAATTTGTTGGTGCAAAAGTTAAAGAGCCTTTAATGATTGATGGAACAAAAACCCCAATGTATGCAGGTTGAACAAGAGATCAAATCATTGAAAAACACATGGATAGAATTGTTGACGCAGCTTCAAAATTCTAA
- a CDS encoding DUF4011 domain-containing protein, with product MNRDKIIKSTETWKGDLLDLSLRNKALNYSFNPSKNLSRLKIISPDLNQILNIIEDKKSFEIANINYKNENTEDSKIIKHYNYNDLLLVENSLKENVFYSDIDKKDQVNVLKKISKKYLDFIDQYSINTLFLAVGLLKWREEESDLNYYSPLMFIQTKLKSKKNIKENSAFNLIFNEESILIPNITLIKKLNYSFGIKINIEELEQAETNIEKYNLIKQILKQHFQDENWGFIDNVYLDTFSFSKINIFADLEQNENKIINSKFIQSMLGEEIQKEPFDVINESNVEEKIDINNYYHILDSDSSQEVAIQSAIQGQSFILQGPPGTGKSHTITNIITELLARNKKILFVAEKKAALDVVYNNLDKIGLSDYSIPIHSIDLNKKEVLKNLADSLTKGENKLIIDQNSSQNLVHNYKKTVDYLSKYGKELLQLRKPLNISLYRLIGKYYTLKQTKDLLFAINNLESINSQKLEDLKITINEFETCCQYFNFNVSNNPWWGSKWTKINIQEKEEIIQKLNSISTLAQDVYKKILSVHKSITINDQSFAKNITYLKDIFEQILNLNIKIDEKILYLNNIDDEIEKYDLLLLTLKEYKELENNLSGIFDLKITQTNVNKFVQNYKEKYKNPLRFLSVKWSFVNKILKKFSKSKDKNLIHNNLDNLLKFKSLDNKLNEIKNTLNFAPGILEINNLKDIQLSLKLISSINKYNVISDFTIDKIKLTQIVNLDIRYKNDIEETLELINKFLDNLDYISSNFEKNIFDFDTLSIPQLKEKLTFLNNTHNDLGMMVRINKVKSELNDLELADFYTKILEAKITKNFYNVFIKRFYKLIIDTIITKDMQEFNDSSLETFRDMFINVEQNVKELAKAKVEANLLNNIPNSNGLNSQNIEIKILKAEANKSRNIMPFKKIFEKIPNLLLQLKPCLMMSPLSVSAYLKDANIEFDTVIFDEASQVKPETAIGAIYRAKQIIIVGDSEQLPPTNFFNLIDQDNEITEDDDDSVSIKGFDSILNMANISLNTIKLRWHYRSVFEELIYPSNREIYNNLITFPSKLKPKEFEGINKIYVNGLFVERKNEKEADEVIKTIEKIILNYGVESSVGVVTFNQEQQLHIEKKIDKFKQKFPQYSEFFSREKEDNFFVKNIETVQGDEREFIIISSVYGPDLNNKISMRFGPINNENGYKRLNVAFTRAKRGVILVSSLKSEDIDLNRAEGRGVKFLKTYLETAEFGINPLIDNNDDIIEFDSPFEEEVYNELNRLGYKVKTQVGSSGYRIDLAIVDPNNPNNYILGIECDGSTYHSSKTARDRDRLRQEVLEKRGWTIHRIWSTDWFTNKSNQLNKIKNVLKSINIHPNKRQIANKVENHLFSVVKKEETKIEFLTLPDFDDEYLFSNVLSNSNASYATDKLKELITEYQVLHISHIKKILTFIFNRKVYSSYVQDFANRIFSLLKKENFVFNEDFIIAPDIDKNTIKFKKATKRSPETVYYFEFVDLILRIINSVKIIDQNSLMRLIISYLGYTSLNTTTKQFLENVLDKMVQENLIIYEKESDIYKSL from the coding sequence ATGAATAGAGATAAAATTATTAAAAGTACAGAAACATGAAAAGGGGATTTATTAGATTTATCTTTAAGAAACAAAGCTTTAAATTACTCTTTTAATCCTTCAAAAAATTTATCTAGACTTAAAATAATAAGCCCTGATTTAAACCAAATTTTAAACATTATTGAAGATAAAAAATCATTTGAAATTGCAAATATAAATTACAAAAATGAAAATACTGAAGACTCAAAAATAATTAAACATTACAACTATAATGACTTATTATTAGTTGAAAATTCATTAAAAGAAAATGTTTTTTATTCAGATATTGATAAAAAAGATCAAGTGAATGTACTAAAAAAAATTAGCAAAAAATACCTTGATTTTATTGATCAATATTCAATTAATACATTATTTTTAGCTGTTGGATTGCTAAAATGACGAGAAGAAGAAAGTGATTTAAATTACTATTCACCTTTAATGTTTATTCAAACTAAATTAAAAAGTAAAAAAAATATAAAAGAAAACAGCGCATTTAATTTAATATTTAATGAAGAATCTATTTTAATACCAAATATTACACTTATTAAAAAGTTAAATTACTCATTCGGAATTAAAATAAATATTGAAGAACTTGAACAAGCAGAAACAAATATTGAAAAATATAATTTAATAAAACAAATATTAAAGCAACACTTTCAAGACGAAAATTGAGGTTTTATTGATAATGTTTATTTAGATACTTTTAGTTTTTCTAAAATAAATATATTTGCAGACTTAGAACAAAATGAAAATAAAATTATTAATAGTAAATTTATTCAATCTATGTTGGGTGAAGAAATTCAAAAAGAACCATTTGATGTAATAAATGAGTCAAATGTTGAAGAAAAAATTGACATTAATAATTATTATCATATTCTTGACTCAGATTCATCACAAGAAGTTGCAATTCAAAGTGCTATTCAGGGTCAAAGTTTTATTTTACAAGGGCCTCCAGGTACAGGAAAATCACACACAATTACAAATATAATTACTGAACTTCTTGCAAGAAATAAAAAAATTCTTTTCGTTGCTGAGAAAAAAGCTGCACTTGATGTTGTTTATAATAATTTAGATAAAATTGGCTTATCTGATTATTCTATTCCAATTCATAGTATTGATTTAAATAAAAAAGAAGTGCTAAAAAATCTTGCAGATTCTTTAACTAAGGGTGAAAATAAACTGATAATTGATCAAAATAGTTCGCAAAACTTAGTACACAATTACAAAAAAACAGTTGATTATTTAAGTAAATATGGAAAAGAATTATTACAATTAAGAAAACCGCTAAATATAAGTTTATATAGATTAATTGGAAAATATTACACTTTAAAACAAACAAAAGATTTATTGTTTGCAATAAATAATTTAGAATCTATAAATTCACAAAAACTTGAAGATTTAAAAATCACAATCAATGAATTTGAAACATGTTGCCAATATTTTAACTTTAATGTTTCAAATAACCCTTGATGAGGAAGTAAATGAACAAAAATAAATATTCAAGAAAAAGAAGAAATAATTCAAAAATTAAATTCAATTAGCACTCTTGCTCAAGATGTATATAAAAAGATTCTTTCAGTCCACAAGTCAATAACAATAAATGATCAAAGTTTTGCAAAAAATATTACATACTTAAAAGATATTTTTGAACAAATTCTTAATTTAAATATAAAAATAGATGAAAAAATATTATACCTAAATAATATTGATGATGAAATTGAAAAATACGATCTTCTATTATTAACATTAAAAGAATATAAAGAACTAGAAAATAATTTAAGTGGAATTTTTGATTTAAAAATAACACAAACTAATGTAAATAAATTTGTACAAAACTACAAAGAAAAATATAAAAATCCTTTGCGTTTTTTAAGTGTAAAATGATCTTTTGTTAATAAAATTTTAAAAAAATTCTCAAAATCAAAAGATAAAAATTTAATACACAATAATCTTGATAATTTACTGAAATTTAAATCCTTAGATAATAAATTAAATGAAATAAAAAATACATTAAATTTTGCACCTGGTATTTTAGAAATTAATAATTTAAAAGACATTCAATTATCTTTAAAATTAATCAGTTCAATCAATAAATACAATGTTATTAGTGATTTTACTATTGATAAAATCAAGTTAACACAAATTGTAAATCTTGATATTAGATACAAAAATGATATAGAAGAAACATTGGAATTAATAAATAAATTTTTAGATAATTTAGATTACATATCTTCAAACTTTGAAAAAAATATCTTTGATTTTGACACCTTATCAATTCCACAATTAAAAGAAAAATTAACTTTTTTAAACAATACTCACAATGATCTTGGTATGATGGTTCGAATTAATAAAGTAAAATCTGAATTAAATGACCTAGAATTAGCAGATTTTTATACAAAAATTTTAGAAGCTAAAATAACTAAGAATTTTTATAATGTTTTTATTAAACGTTTCTACAAACTTATTATTGATACAATAATAACAAAAGATATGCAAGAATTTAATGACTCAAGCTTAGAAACTTTTAGAGATATGTTTATAAATGTAGAACAAAATGTAAAAGAATTAGCAAAAGCAAAAGTTGAAGCTAATTTACTAAACAACATACCTAATAGCAATGGTTTAAATAGTCAAAATATCGAAATTAAAATCCTTAAGGCAGAAGCAAATAAATCAAGAAATATCATGCCTTTTAAAAAGATATTTGAAAAAATTCCCAACTTACTATTGCAACTTAAGCCTTGTTTAATGATGTCACCTCTTTCAGTAAGTGCTTACTTAAAAGATGCAAATATTGAATTTGATACAGTTATTTTTGATGAGGCATCGCAAGTAAAACCTGAAACAGCGATTGGTGCAATTTATCGTGCAAAACAAATAATAATTGTTGGTGATAGTGAACAATTACCACCAACTAACTTCTTTAATTTAATTGATCAAGATAATGAAATAACAGAAGACGATGATGATTCAGTATCAATAAAAGGTTTTGATTCAATTCTTAATATGGCTAATATTTCATTAAATACAATTAAATTAAGGTGACACTATCGGTCAGTTTTTGAAGAACTAATATATCCTTCTAATAGAGAAATTTATAATAATTTAATTACTTTTCCTTCAAAATTAAAACCAAAAGAATTTGAGGGAATTAATAAAATATATGTAAATGGTTTATTTGTTGAAAGAAAAAATGAAAAAGAAGCAGATGAGGTAATTAAAACCATAGAAAAAATAATATTAAACTATGGAGTAGAAAGTAGTGTAGGAGTTGTTACTTTTAATCAAGAACAACAACTACATATCGAGAAAAAAATTGACAAATTCAAACAAAAATTCCCTCAATATAGTGAATTTTTCAGTCGTGAAAAAGAAGATAATTTTTTTGTAAAAAATATTGAAACAGTTCAAGGGGATGAAAGAGAATTTATTATTATAAGTTCAGTATATGGACCTGATTTAAATAACAAAATTTCAATGAGATTTGGGCCTATTAATAATGAAAATGGGTATAAACGTTTAAATGTCGCCTTTACGCGGGCAAAAAGAGGAGTTATTTTAGTTTCTTCTTTAAAATCGGAAGATATTGATTTAAATAGAGCAGAAGGTCGTGGAGTTAAATTCCTAAAAACTTATTTAGAAACTGCTGAGTTTGGTATAAATCCTTTAATTGATAATAATGATGATATTATTGAATTTGATTCACCTTTTGAAGAAGAAGTTTACAATGAATTAAATAGATTAGGTTATAAAGTAAAAACACAAGTGGGGAGTTCAGGATATAGAATAGATTTAGCAATTGTTGATCCTAATAATCCAAATAATTATATTTTAGGAATCGAATGTGATGGTTCTACATACCACTCATCAAAAACAGCCAGGGATAGAGATAGATTAAGGCAAGAAGTTTTAGAAAAAAGAGGTTGAACAATTCATCGCATTTGATCAACTGATTGATTTACAAACAAATCAAATCAATTAAACAAAATTAAAAATGTGCTTAAAAGCATCAATATTCACCCAAACAAAAGGCAAATTGCAAATAAAGTAGAAAATCACTTATTTAGTGTAGTAAAAAAAGAAGAAACTAAAATAGAATTTCTTACATTACCAGATTTTGACGATGAATATTTATTTTCAAATGTATTATCCAATTCTAATGCTTCATATGCAACTGATAAATTAAAAGAATTAATTACTGAATATCAAGTATTACATATTTCTCACATTAAAAAAATTCTTACTTTTATATTTAATCGAAAAGTATATTCATCATATGTACAGGATTTTGCAAATAGAATATTTTCATTATTAAAAAAAGAAAATTTTGTATTTAATGAAGATTTCATTATTGCTCCTGATATTGATAAAAATACTATAAAATTCAAAAAAGCAACAAAAAGATCGCCTGAAACTGTTTATTATTTTGAATTTGTTGATTTAATTTTACGCATTATTAATTCAGTCAAAATAATTGACCAAAATTCACTAATGAGATTAATAATTAGTTATTTAGGTTATACATCTTTAAACACAACTACAAAACAATTTTTAGAAAATGTTCTTGATAAAATGGTTCAAGAAAATCTAATAATTTATGAAAAAGAAAGTGATATTTATAAATCACTATAA
- the cls gene encoding cardiolipin synthase has product MKKNLNNKKIQTVIYYILLILLFISITFILYFFSKYNNKVLFAILIALYFLNLIFNLIIFSQDRSSESKQSWQFIFAIFPLIGHVLYIIFGQKYLKSMTISEYKKETSEIFVNEQKYDLTKFKENEKFREFEKISKMSNRLLLPANIITFDNGFHFFYDIFKELEKAQKYIFIETYIIKPGEIFDQLKEILLKKVKQGVEIKILVDDFGSWDMPSIVLKNLEDSGIQITKAEKIAFPFITSVGTYRSHRKFIIIDGNITYTGGCNISDEYANYSKKYGVWKDSNIKLIGPANDFYVKLFLYDWQKQSYKIIENSETYFFKHEQIDYQNLITSIEDGPITDYPLLESTLIKILMEAENSISFSTPYFIPTKRLEMAIIGVLSQGIKVTIYIPGFSDKNYVYYATIDNLKTLVEYGLEVIIVKNTFLHAKMAVIDDKIAYLGTMNLDYRSFYSQFEIANFYIGEATEDIKQIFEQYNKLHDKEAYEKLFKRKHSRFMYLLGKLFKPVL; this is encoded by the coding sequence ATGAAAAAGAATTTAAATAATAAAAAAATTCAAACAGTTATTTACTATATATTGTTAATATTGCTATTTATAAGCATTACTTTTATTTTATATTTTTTTAGTAAATACAACAACAAGGTGCTATTTGCAATTCTTATTGCACTATATTTTCTAAACTTAATTTTTAATTTAATTATTTTTAGTCAAGATAGAAGTTCTGAAAGTAAACAATCTTGACAATTTATTTTTGCAATTTTTCCTTTGATAGGACATGTTTTATACATAATATTTGGACAAAAATATTTAAAATCAATGACTATTTCTGAATATAAAAAAGAAACTTCTGAAATTTTTGTTAATGAACAAAAATATGACTTAACAAAATTTAAAGAAAATGAAAAATTTCGTGAATTTGAAAAAATTTCTAAAATGAGCAATAGATTGCTTTTACCAGCTAATATCATAACCTTTGACAACGGTTTTCATTTTTTTTATGACATATTCAAAGAATTAGAAAAAGCACAAAAATATATCTTTATTGAAACTTACATCATAAAACCCGGAGAAATTTTTGATCAATTAAAAGAAATACTACTAAAAAAAGTTAAACAAGGCGTAGAAATAAAAATTTTAGTAGATGATTTTGGATCATGAGATATGCCAAGCATAGTACTAAAAAATCTTGAAGATAGTGGAATTCAAATAACAAAAGCAGAGAAAATTGCTTTTCCTTTTATAACAAGTGTAGGAACATACCGTTCACACAGAAAATTTATTATTATCGATGGAAATATTACATATACAGGTGGATGCAATATCTCAGATGAATATGCAAATTACTCAAAAAAATATGGTGTTTGAAAAGATTCAAATATAAAACTTATAGGTCCTGCTAACGATTTTTACGTTAAACTTTTTTTATACGATTGACAAAAACAATCATATAAAATTATTGAAAATTCAGAAACTTATTTTTTTAAGCACGAACAAATTGATTACCAAAATTTAATAACAAGTATTGAAGATGGTCCTATCACTGATTACCCTCTTCTTGAAAGTACTTTAATTAAAATATTAATGGAAGCAGAAAATTCTATATCTTTTAGTACTCCATATTTTATTCCTACAAAACGTTTAGAAATGGCTATTATTGGAGTTTTATCTCAAGGTATAAAAGTTACTATTTATATTCCTGGTTTTTCAGATAAAAATTATGTTTACTATGCAACCATTGATAATCTTAAAACTCTTGTAGAATATGGATTAGAAGTTATTATTGTTAAAAACACTTTCTTACATGCTAAAATGGCAGTTATTGATGATAAAATTGCTTATTTAGGAACTATGAATTTAGACTATAGAAGCTTTTATTCACAATTTGAAATTGCTAATTTTTATATTGGAGAAGCAACCGAAGATATAAAACAAATATTTGAACAATATAATAAATTACATGATAAAGAAGCATATGAAAAATTATTCAAAAGAAAACATAGCAGATTTATGTATTTATTAGGTAAATTATTTAAACCTGTTTTATAA